One genomic window of Bacteroidota bacterium includes the following:
- a CDS encoding O-antigen ligase family protein, with amino-acid sequence MPILKKEYHRLIYLFGLLLFAASLPLSKYFMSVSQMVLIGNWICEADYKNKLRRFTANKAALVACLIMVLHLVGLLWTHDFDYAFKDIRIKVPLLIMPFIVASAEELSIKNIYTILLVHAGAVFAGTLISVWLLLFTVVNDIRNVSVLISHIRFGMNVCFAVFALTWMISRSAPIKSLVARIGAGLMVVWFIIYLFITGSVTGIGIMIVTGLVLVLRFIFTKAQLSVKVLVAGAALAGSLGMYFYISSIVNEYKNVEPIKLSELEFKTPYGNTYQFNFDNKQIENGHYTWVYICWDELAEAWNKRSSINFDSNDRKGQPVRYTIVRYITSKGLRKDKDGVNSLSGDDIKAIEDGVANIRYGENGNFRDRVINLLWEYDNYQLYANPSGQTMMQRVELWKTSLRIIAAHPWLGVGTGDGKNKFREELEQINSPLKDLGLRSHNQYLAILISFGLIGFIIFLFALLYPAVHQKRFFTYLYFIFICIMLISMFTEDTLESQPGVSFFAFWNAVLILGWRKENNEKKQIPNNEKEKTIAGLLFKRRHKKTPS; translated from the coding sequence ATGCCCATTCTTAAAAAAGAGTATCACCGGCTGATTTATTTGTTCGGATTGTTGTTGTTTGCCGCATCACTTCCGCTTTCCAAGTATTTCATGAGCGTTTCGCAAATGGTACTCATCGGAAACTGGATTTGTGAAGCCGATTACAAAAATAAACTCAGACGCTTCACTGCCAATAAAGCTGCTCTGGTAGCATGCCTCATCATGGTATTGCATCTGGTCGGACTGCTTTGGACCCACGACTTTGATTATGCATTCAAAGATATTCGTATCAAAGTGCCACTGCTTATCATGCCGTTTATAGTTGCGTCTGCTGAAGAACTCTCTATAAAAAATATCTATACCATTCTGCTTGTCCATGCAGGAGCTGTGTTTGCCGGAACCTTAATAAGTGTCTGGCTGCTGCTATTCACGGTTGTGAATGATATTCGCAATGTTTCAGTACTTATTTCCCATATACGCTTTGGGATGAATGTATGTTTTGCCGTGTTCGCATTAACATGGATGATATCCCGCTCCGCGCCCATCAAATCATTGGTTGCCCGGATTGGCGCGGGCTTGATGGTCGTCTGGTTTATAATATACCTTTTTATCACAGGCTCCGTAACCGGTATTGGAATCATGATTGTTACTGGACTCGTTTTGGTTCTCCGCTTTATTTTTACAAAGGCGCAGCTATCGGTGAAAGTACTTGTGGCAGGCGCCGCCCTTGCGGGCAGTCTTGGAATGTACTTTTATATAAGCAGCATCGTAAATGAATATAAAAATGTTGAACCAATAAAGCTTTCTGAACTTGAATTTAAAACTCCTTACGGTAACACATATCAATTTAATTTCGACAACAAACAAATCGAGAACGGGCATTATACCTGGGTGTATATCTGTTGGGATGAGCTTGCAGAGGCATGGAACAAACGCAGTAGTATAAATTTCGACAGTAACGACCGCAAGGGTCAACCGGTGCGCTATACTATAGTGCGCTACATCACATCCAAAGGGCTGCGCAAAGATAAAGACGGTGTAAACAGCCTTAGTGGAGATGATATTAAAGCCATTGAAGATGGTGTTGCCAATATACGCTATGGCGAAAATGGAAATTTCCGCGATCGTGTTATCAATCTTTTGTGGGAATACGACAATTATCAATTATACGCCAATCCCAGTGGTCAAACCATGATGCAACGGGTTGAACTCTGGAAAACATCATTACGTATCATCGCAGCACATCCCTGGCTCGGTGTTGGTACCGGCGATGGAAAAAATAAATTCCGAGAAGAGCTCGAGCAAATAAATTCGCCCTTAAAAGACCTTGGACTGCGCTCACACAATCAATATCTGGCCATACTCATTTCATTCGGACTCATCGGTTTTATAATATTTCTGTTTGCCTTACTCTACCCTGCTGTTCATCAAAAAAGGTTTTTCACGTACCTCTATTTTATTTTTATCTGCATTATGCTTATCTCAATGTTTACAGAAGACACTCTCGAGTCGCAACCGGGCGTGTCATTTTTTGCATTTTGGAATGCCGTGTTGATATTGGGATGGCGCAAAGAAAACAATGAAAAAAAACAAATACCGAACAATGAAAAAGAAAAAACAATCGCCGGACTTCTTTTCAAGCGCCGACACAAAAAAACGCCGTCGTAA
- a CDS encoding helicase associated domain-containing protein has translation MKKKKQSPDFFSSADTKKRRRKTRQTIVPNYNTTTFESRKIVWRKHPLWHEHYAQLSDFKKRFGHCMVPNNWDENPLLANWVHYQRHRASTLSIEKYQLLDKLGFEWDNQEYRWMSFYYKLREYRKTFGSCIVSETSPEYKSLANWITRQRTQKRWFSPGLTAEHIRLLDGLSFDWTYRKNRKKPPEQLTGG, from the coding sequence ATGAAAAAGAAAAAACAATCGCCGGACTTCTTTTCAAGCGCCGACACAAAAAAACGCCGTCGTAAAACCCGGCAAACCATTGTCCCCAATTATAATACAACAACTTTTGAATCCCGGAAAATTGTATGGCGAAAGCATCCGCTATGGCACGAACATTATGCACAATTATCTGATTTTAAGAAACGTTTTGGACATTGCATGGTGCCCAACAACTGGGACGAAAACCCATTGCTCGCCAATTGGGTTCACTACCAGAGGCACCGGGCATCGACACTGAGTATTGAAAAATATCAACTGCTTGATAAATTAGGATTTGAGTGGGACAATCAGGAATATCGATGGATGAGCTTCTATTACAAACTGCGCGAATACCGCAAGACATTCGGAAGCTGCATTGTCTCTGAAACATCTCCTGAATATAAATCTCTGGCAAACTGGATTACACGACAGCGTACCCAAAAGCGTTGGTTTAGTCCCGGTCTTACAGCCGAACATATACGTCTTCTCGACGGGCTTTCATTCGACTGGACATACCGCAAGAACAGAAAAAAGCCCCCGGAACAATTGACCGGAGGCTAA
- a CDS encoding S41 family peptidase, which produces MKKLQHLFLRIRSLILVVILTASFTGAYSQGGESDFEISKNLDIFVTLYKQLQVNYVDDLNSGQLMKTAIDAMLESVDPYTVYIPESEIEDYRFMTTGQYGGIGSMIQKRNAWVYISEPYQGFPADKAGLKAGDKIIEINGKSAKGKTVEEVSTALKGQPGTEVKLLIERDTTEKPFEKSIIREEITVENVPYSGMVSDSIGYINLSEFKQNAGSDVKDAFLRLKENHNLKGVILDLRGNGGGLLAEAVNIVNIFVERGQLVVSTKGKLKDRNNNHNTMNAPVDLDMPLVVLVNEGSASASEIVTGAIQDLDRGVVIGQRTYGKGLVQNIVPLTYNAQMKVTIAKYYIPSGRCVQELDYAHKDNEGEATKMADSLKRAFKTKNGRTVYEGGGIDPDILMAPEEYSNIAQALITNYLVFDYATTFYRAHPQIAKPKDFIITDDIYTDFQKFLSNKHYSYTTQSEKALEKLKENAEKEKYFDAIKTEFDVLQNKMMHEKTDDLQKFKSQISILLKLYIIPRYYYQKGRIEAALVDDPEVKKAIEVLQNRSLYKSILDGTYIKENPKEKK; this is translated from the coding sequence ATGAAAAAATTACAGCATTTATTTCTCCGTATCAGGTCACTAATACTGGTCGTTATTCTCACTGCCAGTTTCACCGGAGCCTACTCTCAGGGCGGCGAAAGCGACTTTGAAATTTCGAAAAACCTCGACATTTTTGTAACGTTATACAAACAACTTCAGGTTAATTATGTCGATGATTTAAATTCGGGACAACTGATGAAAACGGCTATTGACGCCATGCTCGAATCTGTTGACCCTTATACGGTGTATATCCCCGAATCGGAGATTGAAGATTACCGGTTTATGACGACCGGACAGTACGGCGGCATTGGCTCCATGATACAAAAACGGAATGCATGGGTGTATATATCGGAGCCATACCAAGGCTTTCCGGCTGATAAAGCCGGTCTTAAAGCTGGCGACAAAATCATTGAAATAAATGGGAAATCGGCAAAAGGCAAAACCGTTGAAGAAGTGAGTACTGCGCTGAAAGGACAACCCGGAACCGAAGTGAAGCTGCTTATTGAACGCGATACCACCGAAAAGCCATTTGAGAAATCAATCATCCGCGAAGAAATTACCGTTGAGAATGTCCCCTACTCAGGCATGGTCAGCGACAGCATTGGTTATATCAACCTCAGTGAATTCAAACAAAATGCCGGTTCTGATGTGAAAGACGCGTTCCTTAGGCTGAAAGAAAATCACAATTTAAAAGGTGTTATTCTGGATTTGCGCGGAAATGGCGGCGGACTGCTTGCCGAAGCCGTTAATATTGTCAATATTTTTGTTGAACGCGGACAACTGGTTGTAAGTACAAAGGGCAAACTTAAAGACCGAAATAACAATCACAACACCATGAACGCTCCGGTTGACCTCGATATGCCGCTGGTCGTTTTGGTGAATGAAGGAAGCGCTTCAGCATCAGAAATAGTTACCGGCGCCATTCAGGATCTTGACCGCGGAGTTGTAATCGGACAGCGTACTTATGGCAAAGGTCTTGTTCAGAACATCGTTCCTTTGACCTACAACGCTCAGATGAAAGTCACCATCGCAAAGTATTATATCCCGAGTGGTCGCTGCGTACAGGAACTGGATTATGCCCACAAAGATAATGAAGGTGAAGCCACAAAAATGGCGGATTCGCTGAAGCGGGCTTTTAAAACAAAAAACGGGCGGACTGTCTATGAAGGCGGTGGCATTGACCCCGATATATTAATGGCACCCGAAGAATACAGCAATATTGCACAGGCACTCATTACCAATTACCTTGTTTTTGATTATGCCACCACGTTTTACAGGGCACATCCTCAAATTGCAAAACCAAAAGATTTTATTATTACGGATGATATTTATACTGACTTCCAGAAGTTCTTATCAAACAAGCATTACAGCTATACGACACAGAGTGAAAAGGCCCTTGAAAAGCTGAAGGAAAATGCAGAAAAAGAAAAATATTTTGACGCAATAAAAACAGAATTCGATGTGCTGCAGAATAAAATGATGCATGAAAAAACGGATGATCTGCAAAAATTCAAATCACAAATCAGTATTCTTCTGAAACTGTATATTATACCCCGTTACTATTATCAGAAGGGTCGCATAGAGGCAGCACTTGTTGATGACCCGGAAGTAAAAAAAGCAATTGAAGTTCTTCAGAATCGTAGTTTGTATAAATCTATACTTGACGGAACATATATAAAAGAAAATCCGAAAGAGAAGAAATAA